The genome window GCCGACCCCTCGGCCCCGCGGCACCTCATCACGGAGCCGGGGGTCGGCTACCGCCTGGTCCCGTGACGCCACCGCTGCCGGCGCCGGTGACACCGCGGAGGCAGCCGACGACGGAGGACCTTCGCGCCACCTCGGAGCAGCCCGGAGCGGGAAGACGCCCCTTCGGGCGAGAAGGCGCCCCATGAGCGGGTCTGATGGGGCGTCTTCTCGCACGGTGGGGCGTCACCTGCACCGGTGGGGCCCGACGAGGCGGCCGAGGCGAGGCGCCGCGCCGACCGCGGTCAGCGGGCGTCGGCGAGCGGCCACCCGCCTGCCGCCAGGCGGGAGGAGACCCGTGCGACGTCCGAGGGGGCGGCCTCGTCCAGGGTGGCTCCGGTGATGAGCCGCTCGACGTCCGCGCGGGTGATCACCTCGCCCTGGGCCGCGAGGCCCGCCAGCTCTGCCGCGATGAGGCGCACCTCGGTCTCGGTGAGCTTGCGGCGCAGCAGCCCGAGGAGGGCCACGTAGTCCTGCCGCGGCACCCCCTGCGGGTACCCGGCCCGCAGCCACGCCACCACGCGGGCGACCGCGCCCTGGTCCTGCACCTCGGTCATGGCGACCTCCTCACCGGTCCGCGGGCTCACTTGCTGACGAGGGTCGGGTAGACGTGCTCGAAGCTGAGCTTCATGCCGAAGCCCGAGCCGACGATGAGCGCGATCGCGGTGAGGGCGACGAGCACCACCACCGCGAAGACGGCGTAGGCGATGACCTTGCCGGCGGGGTGCGGCTGCGCCGGCGCTCCGCCCTCGGAGACCTCGGCGCTGCCGCCGGTGCCGAGCGCGAGGGCCCGGATGCCGAGGGCGAACAGCAGCGGCAGGCCGGCCCCGAAGACGAGCGCGGCGAGCGCGACCTGCCCGAGCAGCGACGCTTCCAGCGACGCGACGGTGGACGTCATGGTGGGTCCTTCCGGTCCGGTGGTCGAGGCGGTCAGGCGGCGACGGGGGTGCGGTCTGACGCGGCCGGGCGGCCGTCGCCCTCCCACTCGTCGTTGACGTTGCCGGCGTGCACCGGGTCCTGGTGGGAGCGGTAGAAGAAGAAGCCCGCGAGCGCGGCCAGCAGCACCACGTCGACCAGGGCGCCGGCGAGGCCGCCGCCCAGCAGGTGGGCGATCCACCACATGACGGCCCCGACGACGGCGGCCGCGGGGATGGTGATGACCCAGGCGACCACCATGCGGCCCGCCACGCGCCAGCGGACGGTGGCGCCCGGCCGGCCCAGACCGGTGCCCAGCACGGACCCGGTGGTGACGTGCGTGGTGGACAGCGGCAGGCCGAGGTGGCTGGAGACCAGGATCACCGCGGCGCTGGACGTCTCGGCGGACAGGCCCTGGGGCGGCGCGATCTCCACCAGCCCCTTGCCCAGCGTGCGGATGATGCGCCACCCGCCCAGGTAGGTGCCCAGGGCGATGGCGAGGGCGCAGGCGGCCTTCACCCAGAAGGGGATGTTCGAGGTGTCGGTCCAGTGACCGGTGGCGATGAGCCCCAGGGTGATGACGCCCATGGTCTTCTGCGCGTCGTTGGTGCCGTGGGCCAGGGAGACCAGGGAGGCCGACCCGATCTGGCCCCAGCGGAAGCTGCTGTCCTTGAAGCGGTCGGCCACGCCGGCGGTGACCTTGTAGACGAGCCAGGTGGCGATGCCCGCCACGACGATCGCCACCACGGGCGAGGCGAGCGCCGGGATGATGACCTTGGGGATGAGCCCGTCGATCTTCTGGCCGTTGCCCGCCCAGTTGACGCCGCCCCACCCGAGGCCGGCGATGGTGGCGCCGAGCAGGCCCCCGAAGAGCGCGTGGGTGGAGCTGGAGGGCAGCCCGAGCAGCCACGTGGCGAGGTTCCAGACGATCGCGCCGGCCAGGCCGGCCAGCACGATGACCAGCAGCGCGGTGCCGCCGTCCCCCGACAGGCCGCCCACGGGCGTGCCGTCGCTGTTCTGGATCTTCACGACGGCGTTGGTGACCGTGAGGGCCACCTCCACCGAGAGGAAGGCCCCGACGAGGTTGAGGACGCCGGACAGCAGCACGGCCGTCTTCGGCTTCAGGGCGCCGGTGGCGATGGAGGTCGCCATGGCGTTCGCGGTGTCGTGGAAGCCGTTCGTGAAGTCGAACGAGAGGGCTACCACGACCAGGAGCACCAGGATGATGGTGGCGGTGGTCACGAGCCACGAGCGTCGTGCACCGCTAGCAGGTGCGCCAGCCCCGTTCGCCGAGGGCGTGCAGGGTTCGCCCAGGGTTCACCGTCCCCTGGGAGTCTCTTGACCCTTCCGCGGCCCCCGGGCCGCCTCCCGCGCTCCCCCGTGGTCCGCGTCACCCGCCCGGACGCACCCGCCGCCTGCTGTTCACCCGCCGTTCGCCGTCCGACCCGCGGCCAGCGGTAAGACCGCAGCGTGACGCAGACGACCCCCCGACCCCCTGCCGCACCGGACCTCCCGACCGGCGCCGGCCCCGAGGTGGACGCCGACCTCGAGGAGGCCCCCCCGGGTCCCCTGGGGACGCACCTGGACGGGCTGCGGGTGGAGGTGGACCCCGAGGGCGAGCCCGTCCTGCTGCGCCCTGACGGCTCGGAGGTGGACACCTGGCGACAGGGCTACCCGTACCCGAGCCGCATGACGCGGCGGGAGTACGAGACCACCAAGCGCGGCCTGCAGATCGAGCTGCTCAAGATGCAGCGCTGGCTGGTGGACGGCGGGCAGAAGCTCGTGGTGCTCTTCGAGGGCCGCGACGCCGCCGGCAAGGGCGGCACCATCAAGCGCTTCACCGAGCACCTCAACCCGCGCGGCACGCACGTGGTGGCGCTGGAGAAGCCGACCGAGCGCGAGCGCACCCAGTGGTACTTCCAGCGCTACGTCGAGCACCTGCCGGCCGGCGGGGAGATCGCCCTGTTCGACAGGTCCTGGTACAACCGCGCGGGCGTCGAGCGGGTCATGGGCTTCTGCTCGCAGGCCGAGTACGAGGCGTTCTACCGCCAGGCCCCCGACCTCGAGCGGATGCTGGTGGACTCCGGGATCACCCTCGTCAAGTTCTGGTTCTCGGTGTCGCAGGCGGAGCAGCGCACGCGCTTCGCCATCCGGCAGATCGACCCGGTGCGCCAGTGGAAGCTGTCGCCGATGGACCTGGCCTCGCTGGACCGGTGGGACGACTACACTGCTGCCAAGGAGGCCATGTTCCTGGCCACGGACACCGACCACGCCCCGTGGACGGTGGTGAAGAGCAACGACAAGAAGCGGGCCCGCCTGGAGGCGATGCGCCACGTGCTGCGCCAGCTGGACTACACCGGCCGGGACGACGCGCTGGTCGGCGAGGCGGACCCGCTGGTGCTCGGTCCCGCCCGGGACCTCTTCGAGACGGGCGAGCGCGCCTCCGGGGCCTGAGGCCCCGCTCGCGGCGGTGCGGTCCCCGGTCGCGGGGACCGCACCGCCGCGTCAGGCGAGCCCGAGCAGCTGCGGCAGCTCGGCCACCGAGCCGAGCAGGTGGGTGTGCGGCTCGGCGGCCAGCACCTCGCGGGGGACGCCGCCGGTGAGGACGCCGACGACGGCGCCGGCGCCGGCGTTGGTGCCCGCGCGCAGGTCGCGCGGGGTGTCACCGGCCACGAGGACGTCAGCCACGGCGGTGGTGCCGGTCGCCTCCATCGCGCGGAACACCATCCACGGGGCGGGCCGGCCGGCGGGCACGTCGTCCACGCACACCACGGCGTCCAGGCGGCCCTCGCCCTCACCGCCCACGGCCCAGCCGAGCTGGTCGAGCAGGCCGGCCGTGACCCCCCGGTCGAACCCCGTGGTCAGCGCCACCTTCACGCCGCGCTCCCGCAGCCGGGCGAGGGCCTGCGGCACCCCGGGGAAGGGGTGCGGCGGGCGAGCGGCGTAGGCGGCGGCCAGGCGGGCGCGGAAGTCCTCCAGCACCTCCTCCACCAGCGCCCCGCCCGCCGGGACGCCGCCGGCGGCGAGCAGCGCCGCCACGGCCTCCCGCTTGTCGGCTCCCATCCAGCCCGCCAGGTCGGCGTCGGCCACGGGGGCGCCGGCCGCCTCGACGGCCTCGCGCAGCGCGGCGTAGACGGCGGAGTGCTCCTCCACCGTCGTCCCCGCCACGTCCAGCGCCACCAGCTGCGTGCTCCACGGGCTCATGCGCGGTCTCCTCGTCCAGGTCCAGGTGCTGCGGGCGCCGCGGCGCCCCAGGTGCGTCCGGGGGCCGGGTGGCCGTCCGGGGAGTTGTCGATCGTGAAGACCACCCGGTCGGGGCGGTACCTGTCGTCGGAGTGCTCGAAGACGGTGCCGTCCTCGGTGCACGCGGTGCGGCGCTCCCGCAGCAGCGGCGCGCCGACCGGGGTGCTGAGCAGCTCCGCGTCCTGCTCGTCAGCGCCCACGGCGTCGATGACGTGGCGCGCGGGCCCCACCCGCAGGCCGTCGGCCACGAGGTAGGAGTAGACGGAGCCGGCGTCGAGGTCGCGGTCGAAGAGCACCCGGCCCACGGCGGCCGTGAAGGTCGAGCGCTCCACCATGGCGGGCACCCCGTCCACCGAGCGCAGGCGCAGCAGCTGCACCACGCGGTCCCCGGGCTCCAGGCCCATCGCGTCGGCCACCTGCGCCGGGGCCGGGCGCAGCGCGCACTCGAGGGTGCGCTGACCGGGCTCGGCGCCGATGAGGTGGGCCCAGCGCGAGAAGGACAGGAAGGTGTCGAAGGGCTGCACGAGCGTGGCGCGGCGCACCACCGGTGGGCGCCCGGGACCACCGCCCACCAGGCCCTCCGAGCGCAGCGCCGCGAGCGCCTGGCGCACCGGCGCCCGCGAGGTGCGCCACCGCTCGCACAGCTGGGCCTCCGAGGGCAGCGGCGCGCCCACGGCGAGGTCACCCGTGCGGATCGCGCTGCGCAGCGACTCGGCGATCTGCTCGTGCACCGGCACGCTCATGGACCTGACCGTACAGGTCCCCGAGGTCTCGCCTCAAGGACGGACCGGGCATCCGCTGCGCGCCGCCCGTGCGACCAGCCGTCCACGACCAGGCGAACGACACCTGAACACGTCGTGCACAGATCCAGCAGGTCTTGACCGACCACCGGGGCCCTGGCGCAATTCCTGTCATGACAGGTCTGGGACGGGCGACCGCCCCCCTCGACGCCGCCGACCTCGTGGTGGTCGGCGCGGGCGTCGTGGGGCTCGGGGCCGCGCTGCGCGCCGCGGACGCGGGCCTCGACGTCGTCGTCGTCGAGAGGGACGCCGCCGCCCTCGGCGCCTCGGT of Quadrisphaera sp. RL12-1S contains these proteins:
- a CDS encoding DUF3349 domain-containing protein, translating into MTEVQDQGAVARVVAWLRAGYPQGVPRQDYVALLGLLRRKLTETEVRLIAAELAGLAAQGEVITRADVERLITGATLDEAAPSDVARVSSRLAAGGWPLADAR
- a CDS encoding inorganic phosphate transporter, giving the protein MTTATIILVLLVVVALSFDFTNGFHDTANAMATSIATGALKPKTAVLLSGVLNLVGAFLSVEVALTVTNAVVKIQNSDGTPVGGLSGDGGTALLVIVLAGLAGAIVWNLATWLLGLPSSSTHALFGGLLGATIAGLGWGGVNWAGNGQKIDGLIPKVIIPALASPVVAIVVAGIATWLVYKVTAGVADRFKDSSFRWGQIGSASLVSLAHGTNDAQKTMGVITLGLIATGHWTDTSNIPFWVKAACALAIALGTYLGGWRIIRTLGKGLVEIAPPQGLSAETSSAAVILVSSHLGLPLSTTHVTTGSVLGTGLGRPGATVRWRVAGRMVVAWVITIPAAAVVGAVMWWIAHLLGGGLAGALVDVVLLAALAGFFFYRSHQDPVHAGNVNDEWEGDGRPAASDRTPVAA
- a CDS encoding GntR family transcriptional regulator, giving the protein MSVPVHEQIAESLRSAIRTGDLAVGAPLPSEAQLCERWRTSRAPVRQALAALRSEGLVGGGPGRPPVVRRATLVQPFDTFLSFSRWAHLIGAEPGQRTLECALRPAPAQVADAMGLEPGDRVVQLLRLRSVDGVPAMVERSTFTAAVGRVLFDRDLDAGSVYSYLVADGLRVGPARHVIDAVGADEQDAELLSTPVGAPLLRERRTACTEDGTVFEHSDDRYRPDRVVFTIDNSPDGHPAPGRTWGAAAPAAPGPGRGDRA
- the ppk2 gene encoding polyphosphate kinase 2 — protein: MDADLEEAPPGPLGTHLDGLRVEVDPEGEPVLLRPDGSEVDTWRQGYPYPSRMTRREYETTKRGLQIELLKMQRWLVDGGQKLVVLFEGRDAAGKGGTIKRFTEHLNPRGTHVVALEKPTERERTQWYFQRYVEHLPAGGEIALFDRSWYNRAGVERVMGFCSQAEYEAFYRQAPDLERMLVDSGITLVKFWFSVSQAEQRTRFAIRQIDPVRQWKLSPMDLASLDRWDDYTAAKEAMFLATDTDHAPWTVVKSNDKKRARLEAMRHVLRQLDYTGRDDALVGEADPLVLGPARDLFETGERASGA
- a CDS encoding phosphonatase-like hydrolase yields the protein MSPWSTQLVALDVAGTTVEEHSAVYAALREAVEAAGAPVADADLAGWMGADKREAVAALLAAGGVPAGGALVEEVLEDFRARLAAAYAARPPHPFPGVPQALARLRERGVKVALTTGFDRGVTAGLLDQLGWAVGGEGEGRLDAVVCVDDVPAGRPAPWMVFRAMEATGTTAVADVLVAGDTPRDLRAGTNAGAGAVVGVLTGGVPREVLAAEPHTHLLGSVAELPQLLGLA